Below is a window of Cytobacillus firmus DNA.
TTCATTATCAAGCTCAGTCGGGAATGGGCCGTCTCCTACACGAGTCGTATAGGCCTTGGATACACCGACAACATGCTTGATCTTTGTAGGGCCAACGCCAGAACCGATTGTTACGCCTCCAGCCACTGGGTTAGAGGATGTAACGAATGGGTACGTCCCCTGATCGATATCAAGCATAACTCCCTGTGCACCTTCGAACAGAACGCGGCGGCCTTCATCCAATGCGTCGTTAAGCACGACAGACGTGTCGCAGACATAATGCTTGATCTGCTGGCCTAATTCGTAGTATTCATCCAGGATGTCTTCAATTTTGAATCCTTCTGTTTCATAGAAGCGCTCAAGCAGGCGGTTCTTTTCTTCCAGGTTGCGCGCAAGCTTTTCTTCAAACACTTCACGGTCAAGAAGGTCCGCGATGCGGATTCCGTTGCGGGCTGCTTTATCCATGTAAGCAGGGCCGATGCCTTTTTTCGTTGTACCGATCTTGTTCGCACCTTTGCGCTCTTCTTCCACTTCGTCAAGCTTCAGGTGGTAAGGAAGGATGACATGTGCGCGGTTTGAAATACGCAGGTTGTCGGTTGTAACTCCCTTGTCATGAAGGTATGCCAATTCTTTTACAAGCGCTTTAGGATCGACAACCATTCCGTTTCCAATTGTGCAAATTTTATCGCTATAGAAAATGCCAGATGGAATTAAGTGAAGCTTATAGGTTTCGCCGTTGAATTTGATTGTATGTCCTGCATTGTTTCCGCCTTGGTAACGTGCGATTACTTCTGCATTCTCAGAAAGGAAGTCTGTAATCTTTCCTTTCCCTTCATCTCCCCACTGTGTTCCAACTACTACTACTGATGACATTAAACAAGCACCTCCGGGAATCCCATGGTTTTAAAATTTATTTTCATTTTAATTAAGTAACTTATTTCAACCATCTTAGTTTAACAAGGTGATGTGTGATAGTCAATAAAACACGAACAATTTTAATAAAAATATGAAAATATGTTCGTGAAACAATGAAAATACAAATATAAAAAAGAGGACTTGCTATAGGCAGGCCCTCTTTATGCACCAGGCGGCGCGAATGAATCATCAAAGCGTTTCTCTAAGTTTACAAATTTATTATACTCTTTTACGAATGCCAGCTGTACGGTTCCAACCGGGCCGTTACGCTGCTTGGCAATGATGATTTCGATGATGTTTTTATCTTCGGACTCTTTGTCATAGTAGTCATCACGGTATAAGAATGCCACGATATCGGCATCCTGCTCAATACTTCCCGATTCACGGATGTCTGACATCATCGGGCGCTTATCCTGACGCTGTTCCACACCACGGGAAAGCTGAGACAGGGCGATCACAGGGACCTGAAGTTCACGTGCCAGCTGTTTTAAGGAACGGGAGATCTCAGATACTTCCTGCTGGCGGTTTTCTCCTGAACGTCCGCTTCCGAGGATTAATTGCAGGTAGTCGA
It encodes the following:
- a CDS encoding adenylosuccinate synthase, with product MSSVVVVGTQWGDEGKGKITDFLSENAEVIARYQGGNNAGHTIKFNGETYKLHLIPSGIFYSDKICTIGNGMVVDPKALVKELAYLHDKGVTTDNLRISNRAHVILPYHLKLDEVEEERKGANKIGTTKKGIGPAYMDKAARNGIRIADLLDREVFEEKLARNLEEKNRLLERFYETEGFKIEDILDEYYELGQQIKHYVCDTSVVLNDALDEGRRVLFEGAQGVMLDIDQGTYPFVTSSNPVAGGVTIGSGVGPTKIKHVVGVSKAYTTRVGDGPFPTELDNEIGNQIREVGREYGTTTGRARRVGWFDSVVVRHARRVSGITDLSLNSIDVLTGIETLKICTAYRYNGEVIEEFPASLKVLAECEPVYEELPGWTEDITGCKSLDELPANARHYLERVSQLTGIPLSIFSVGPDRTQTNVVLSPWRQN